The region GCTGGACACGTAGGTGTTGCCGCCGCCTTCCTGCAGCAGGATCCAGGGACGCGACTGCGCGTACTGGGTCATGATGTCTTCAATGAAATTGCCGGTGTGCAAACCAATGGCCGTGACGATGGATGACACTTCCACCGGCTCGTCCATGGACGAGATCTGCGCGGCGTCATACGCGTTGTCGACCAGCTTGGCGTAGCCCAGATAGTCGGCCATGCGTTTGCGGTTGAGCGGCCAGCTGGTGCCGTTGAGCACCGTCGTGCCCATGGGCGAACGGTCGACGCGGGCATAGGTTTCCTGGATGCGCTGCGCGTCGCGCTCCAGCGCGGCGGCGAAGCCCAGCAGATAGTGGCCGTAGCTGTTGGGCTGGGCGGCCACGCCGTTGGTGTAGTTCGGAACGATGGTGTCGACGTGCTTGGCCGCCAGGTCCACCAGGGTCTTGGAAGTGGCATGCAGCTGGTCGGCCAGTTCCAGCAGCTTGTCGCGCAGGATGGCCGACCGGTAGGTGGCGTGCATGTCCTGGCTGGAGCGGCCGGCGTGCAGCAGCGTGACGTCCAGGCCACCGGCCTTGATCAGCAGGGGCTCGAAGGTGATCACGGTGGACGGGCGCTTGCCGCCCGGCTGGTTGCCGTCATCGATGACCTTCTGCACGGCCGCGGCCAGGCGCGGCGCCATGCTCTTGTCCAGCAGGCCTTCGTCGGTATTGATGACGGCGGTGGCCTTGTTGATTTCGCCCAGCCAGAAGAACTCGTCGCGGACGGGCTTGGCGGGGGCCTTGGTCGCAGGCTTTTCAGCAGGCTTCGCGCTCGGCTTTTCGGCATTGCCGGCGGCCGGCTCGACGGGCTTGATCTGGGCGGCGGTCAGCGCCGGCGCGCAGGCCAGTGCCACACAGAAATAGAGAGGCGATAAGCGGAGTCTCATGGATGTTCTCGTTATTGGCCAGTTGCGGGGCCGTGGCAGGGGGAACGAATGAATCGATCCCCATTCTAGCCAAGCCCCGCGCCTGTCCGCTTTCGCCAGCCTGAATCGGCCTATGCCTTGCGCAAAGGCAGCACGATGGACGACGCGTGTTCGCCGCCGGTCCCCAAGGTCAGGCGGGGCGGCCGGCCGTGCGGCACCTGCCCGCAATGGTCTGCATCGTGGCCGGCGATCGACACGCGTATGCGGCTGCCGGCCGGGAAACGCCATGCGGTCGGCAGCAGGGCCAGCTCGACACGCTCGAATTGGCCCGGCACCAGGGGCGCCGCGTCCTCGCGCCGGAAGCTGCGGAACGGCCAGGTGGTGCGGTATCCGCTCGGGCACGGCGTGATCTTGCGGTGCAACAGGCGCAGCATGCCTTCGGTCACGTAGCGCTCACGGCCGTCCGCCTCGATTTCCGTCAGGTAGACGTAGACCGCGGCGTCGGGTTCATTGCTGCTGACCCAAAGATCGATCACCGCATGGCCGGCGAGTTCGGCGGCCGCAGCCAGCGGCGCCGACGTGAAGCTGGCCATGAGATCGGTGCGGCCTTGCCAATCCGGGTAGTACTCGGTGCTGTTGATGGCCGCGATGCGCTCGTAGCGCGTGCCGGCGCCGGTGCCCAGGGAGAAATCGACCTGGTAGTCCTGCTGCGTGGTGTCCTTGCCCGCGGCATCGGCCAGCGCGCCCTGGGGCGCCAGATGCAGGCGCGTGGGAGTGTCGTCGCCGTAAGGGGGCCATTGGGTGGCGCTGCGCCACTGCTCGGCATGCAGCGCGTAATAGTGGATGGGCGCTTCGTCGCGCAAGCCCGTCTCGGTCCCCAGCAGGTATTGATCGAAGAAACGCAGCGTTTCGGCCAGCCAGGGGGCCTCGGCCATCTGCGTCAGGCGCCAGGGCGATACATCGATGCGCGCGCCGTGATCCCACGGTCCCAGCATCAGGTAACGGGGATTCTTGTCCAGCGTCAAATAACGGGAAATGGCGCTGTTCATATAGCCGGCGCCGTCCATCCACCCAGATATCGACAGTACCGCCACATCTTCCGGGATCTGCGCCGCCAGGCTGTAAGGACTGAACGTGGCTGAACTGAAAGTGGGATCGTAGGGCAGCGCTTCTTCGCGGAAGCGGAATTCCGGCATGAACTCGGTCTGGCGGAAGTTGCCCAGGTGTTCGTGCACCGCATCTTTCAACAGCGCGCCGTCGGGATCTTCATCGACAGGCTGTGGACCCGCGAAATCCGGATTGGCGTAGTAGACGAAGCGGTGCAGCATTTCGCGCCGGTCGTGGTCCAGGGCCACCATCAGGTCGTCGTAGCTCTGCGTCAGCGCCTTCAGCTGGACGCCGCCCGGATAGTAGTTGTCGGTGTAGGTGTCCCACACCGAGAAGAGCGGCGCGATGGCCTTCAGCGCGGGATGGCGCGTGGCGGCCAGGAAGTCCGAGGCGGCGCCCAGGTAGGAGATGCCCGTGGCGCCGACCACACCTGTCGACCAGGGTTGGGCGACGATCCAGTCGACCACTTCGTAGCTGTCGTCGCGTTCACGCGGGGAACGGAAGCTGTCGCGGGTGCCGAAGCTGGCGCCCGTGCCGCGCACGTCGATCACCACCACCGCATAGCCGCGCGGCACGAAGTAGTCGCGCAGTTTGGCGGTGTTTGGCGCACGTTCGCCGGTGCCGCCCGCCTTCAGGTTGAAGCGGCGGTAGTAGGGCGTGAACAGCGTGATCGTGGGAAAACGCGCTGCCGCCGTCTTGCCATCGGCGGCCTTGGGAATATAGACATCGATCGCCAGGCGACAGCCATCGCGCATGGTCAGGTAACGCGACGTGGGCTCCGGCACGACGTAATCAACGGGCCGGGCTTGCGCATAGGCTTGCGGAGGCACCGACCAGGCTTGGGCTTCGTTCTTGAGGTATTGGTCAGGCGAGGCGGGGGGCACTGCGGGGGATACGGCGGGCGGCATGGCGATCCTTGGGATAAGCAGGGAATATCGCCGGCTATCTTAGAGAGCCCCAAGGCTTCCTGCCAATATTTGATATGGATATCGCCATAGGTAAATGCGATGCCGTCCCAAGAACGCTTGAGCGGTGCTGAAATTAGGGGATTACACCTAGGCGAATTCTTGCCGGCGATTAGCAGCACTATCCCGAATTTCGCTAACATCACAGCGGAAGAATAGGATTTTCCGATGGACCTGCGCCAGCTCAAGTATTTTGTCCGCATCGTCGAACTTGAAAGCATTACCGCCGCTGCGGAGACCCTGCATATCGCGCAGCCCTCCCTCAGCCAGCACGTGGCCAATCTTGAAAAGGAACTGGAAACCGCGCTGCTGCTGCGTGGTCCTGGCGGCGTGCGGGCGACTGAAGCCGGCAAGCTGCTGTACCGCCATGCCAAGATCATGCTGCGCCAGGCCGACGAGGCCAAGTCGGCGCTCAAGCATGGCCGCGACATCCCGACGGGTCACGTCAAAGTCGGCTTTCCCACCAGCACGTCCCGCATACTGGCCTTGCCCCTGATCGAGGCCGTGGCCGAACGTTGTCCGGAAGTGGTGCTGGAAGTGGTGGAAGGCAGCAGCAGCGACCTGGCGACCGCGGTGTCCATGCACAGGCTGGACCTGTCGGTGGCGATGGACGCGCGGCCGCAGCCGGCGCGCATGACGATCACGCCCTTGTTGACTGAAGATCTGTTCGTGGTCGGCCCGTCGCTGGGGCTGGATGCCGTCACCTTGCGGCAGATGTCAGAGCTGCCCTTGGTGCTGCCCAGTTTCCCGAATTCCATCCGCGTGCTGACAGCGCGGACGTTCGCTGAAGAGGATCTGCCCGTGCGCCTGGTCGCGGAAACCAGCGCGGTGTCGGTGTTGCTGACGCTGGTGCGGGCCGGCAAGGGCTGGACCGTGCTGCCTTCGTCAGCGCTGGTGGGGCCGGAGGCGAACTCCGAGAATGTCGTCGCCACGCGTATTGCCAGCACGGATTTCCGTCGCCGGGTCTCGGTGTGCATGTCCTTGTCGACGGAAAAAAGCGTGGCCTGCACGCACATCCATCAGACCCTTATCGACGTTGCCGCCGAATTGGTCGCCGATGGCCGCTGGACGGGCGTGCATTGGCAGGGGGAGCGCCCCCTGCCGGTGCGTCAGTCGACCTGAATGCCGTTCTTGGCGATGAAGTCGCCCCAGAACTGGGCGTCCTGGTCGGCGCGCGCGCGGATCTGTTCGGCGGTGCCCTGCAGGGGCACGAAGTACAGATCCTTCAGCTTCTTGTTGATGGCGGGATCCGCGATGGCCGCTTGAATGGCGGCGTTCAGCTTGCCGACCACGGCCTTGTCCATGCCGGCGGGGCCGACGATGGCGAACCAGCCGGGCATG is a window of Bordetella sp. N DNA encoding:
- a CDS encoding argininosuccinate lyase, which codes for MRLRLSPLYFCVALACAPALTAAQIKPVEPAAGNAEKPSAKPAEKPATKAPAKPVRDEFFWLGEINKATAVINTDEGLLDKSMAPRLAAAVQKVIDDGNQPGGKRPSTVITFEPLLIKAGGLDVTLLHAGRSSQDMHATYRSAILRDKLLELADQLHATSKTLVDLAAKHVDTIVPNYTNGVAAQPNSYGHYLLGFAAALERDAQRIQETYARVDRSPMGTTVLNGTSWPLNRKRMADYLGYAKLVDNAYDAAQISSMDEPVEVSSIVTAIGLHTGNFIEDIMTQYAQSRPWILLQEGGGNTYVSSAMPQKRNPGLLNSTRSDASTALTLAMGPIIQTHNITPGMPDPKEVDQNSAMVDAAIKALKKWDRVLKALVINPDRALEELNSDWTASQELADLLMRKYKLPFREGHHFASEVVEYARQHDIKPLAFPYADAKRIYADVVKGSKYPQELPMSEAEFRASLDPVAIVKARATSGGPQPAEMERMLKEARDNLAQQDTWIKSHRSHIDDALARLNKDFDTLVAQGDKATPAK
- a CDS encoding CocE/NonD family hydrolase, coding for MPPAVSPAVPPASPDQYLKNEAQAWSVPPQAYAQARPVDYVVPEPTSRYLTMRDGCRLAIDVYIPKAADGKTAAARFPTITLFTPYYRRFNLKAGGTGERAPNTAKLRDYFVPRGYAVVVIDVRGTGASFGTRDSFRSPRERDDSYEVVDWIVAQPWSTGVVGATGISYLGAASDFLAATRHPALKAIAPLFSVWDTYTDNYYPGGVQLKALTQSYDDLMVALDHDRREMLHRFVYYANPDFAGPQPVDEDPDGALLKDAVHEHLGNFRQTEFMPEFRFREEALPYDPTFSSATFSPYSLAAQIPEDVAVLSISGWMDGAGYMNSAISRYLTLDKNPRYLMLGPWDHGARIDVSPWRLTQMAEAPWLAETLRFFDQYLLGTETGLRDEAPIHYYALHAEQWRSATQWPPYGDDTPTRLHLAPQGALADAAGKDTTQQDYQVDFSLGTGAGTRYERIAAINSTEYYPDWQGRTDLMASFTSAPLAAAAELAGHAVIDLWVSSNEPDAAVYVYLTEIEADGRERYVTEGMLRLLHRKITPCPSGYRTTWPFRSFRREDAAPLVPGQFERVELALLPTAWRFPAGSRIRVSIAGHDADHCGQVPHGRPPRLTLGTGGEHASSIVLPLRKA
- a CDS encoding LysR substrate-binding domain-containing protein; this encodes MDLRQLKYFVRIVELESITAAAETLHIAQPSLSQHVANLEKELETALLLRGPGGVRATEAGKLLYRHAKIMLRQADEAKSALKHGRDIPTGHVKVGFPTSTSRILALPLIEAVAERCPEVVLEVVEGSSSDLATAVSMHRLDLSVAMDARPQPARMTITPLLTEDLFVVGPSLGLDAVTLRQMSELPLVLPSFPNSIRVLTARTFAEEDLPVRLVAETSAVSVLLTLVRAGKGWTVLPSSALVGPEANSENVVATRIASTDFRRRVSVCMSLSTEKSVACTHIHQTLIDVAAELVADGRWTGVHWQGERPLPVRQST